From Actinoplanes oblitus, a single genomic window includes:
- a CDS encoding LacI family DNA-binding transcriptional regulator, protein MPDTRRITSADVARHAGVSRATVSYVLNATPGQSISPATRDRVLRAAAGLGYAPSAAARTLRTGRSDVVLCLLPDWPIGNEVGDLLGNLSTALAREGLTFVVHPGSRADRPIAEIWKAITPAAVLSFTDFSDAETEAMRAAGVALVVALLGRAGRHGRELEVPQQLVGRRQAEHLLATGHTRLGYAYPDDPRLQIFAEPRLAGVRAVVDRQPATPVGEGGAPEPAVVVRDGGAPGPEPLVEVVPLDVAPAAAAVERWRAAGVTGVCAYNDEVALAVLAGARALAMTGLAVIGVDDIPAARLAVPPLTTVTTDQRTLAAHLATTVVAAVSGRPAPILHTADLIRVVVRDSA, encoded by the coding sequence ATGCCCGACACCCGCCGGATCACCAGCGCCGACGTCGCCCGCCACGCGGGCGTGTCCCGGGCGACGGTCAGCTACGTCCTGAACGCCACCCCCGGCCAGAGCATCTCCCCGGCCACCCGCGACCGCGTGCTGCGGGCCGCCGCCGGTCTCGGCTACGCGCCGTCGGCCGCCGCGCGCACCCTCCGGACCGGACGCTCCGACGTGGTGCTCTGCCTGCTGCCCGACTGGCCGATCGGCAACGAGGTGGGCGACCTGCTCGGCAACCTGTCCACCGCGCTGGCCCGGGAGGGGCTCACCTTCGTGGTCCATCCCGGCAGCCGGGCCGACCGGCCGATCGCCGAGATCTGGAAGGCGATCACGCCGGCCGCGGTGCTGTCCTTCACCGACTTCTCCGACGCGGAGACCGAGGCGATGCGGGCGGCCGGGGTGGCGCTGGTGGTGGCGCTGCTCGGGCGGGCCGGGCGGCACGGGCGCGAGCTGGAGGTGCCGCAGCAGCTGGTCGGCAGGCGACAGGCGGAACACCTTCTGGCTACCGGCCACACCCGCCTGGGCTACGCCTACCCGGACGACCCGCGCCTGCAGATCTTCGCGGAGCCGCGGCTGGCCGGGGTGCGCGCGGTGGTCGACCGGCAGCCGGCCACCCCGGTCGGGGAGGGTGGTGCTCCGGAGCCGGCCGTGGTCGTCCGGGACGGCGGCGCCCCCGGGCCGGAGCCGCTGGTCGAGGTGGTGCCGCTCGACGTCGCACCGGCCGCGGCGGCGGTGGAACGGTGGCGGGCGGCCGGGGTGACCGGGGTGTGTGCCTACAACGACGAGGTCGCCCTGGCCGTGCTCGCCGGGGCGCGGGCGCTGGCGATGACCGGGCTCGCGGTGATCGGGGTGGACGACATCCCGGCGGCGCGGCTGGCCGTCCCCCCGCTGACCACGGTGACCACCGACCAGCGCACGCTCGCCGCCCACCTGGCCACCACCGTGGTGGCCGCGGTCAGCGGCCGCCCCGCCCCGATCCTGCACACCGCCGACCTGATCCGTGTCGTCGTGCGCGACTCGGCCTGA
- a CDS encoding histidine phosphatase family protein, translated as MTEIVLVRHGQTEWSANGRHTSYTDLELTAEGEAQARRAGERLGGRRFAAVLVSPRKRALRTAELAGLTVTEVTEDLAEWNYGEYEGITTTRIRAGRPDWSLWEHGCPGGESAEQVGARLDRVLARAREWDGDVALVGHGHSLRVAGARWIGLPPSAGGLLRLDTATVSTLGFEHGADPVLSTWNAPC; from the coding sequence ATGACGGAGATCGTGCTGGTGCGGCACGGGCAGACCGAGTGGAGTGCGAACGGGCGGCACACCTCGTACACGGACCTGGAGCTGACCGCGGAGGGTGAGGCGCAGGCGCGCCGGGCCGGGGAGCGGCTGGGCGGGCGGCGGTTCGCCGCCGTGCTGGTCAGTCCCCGGAAACGGGCGTTGCGGACGGCCGAGCTGGCCGGGCTGACGGTCACCGAGGTGACCGAGGACCTGGCCGAGTGGAACTACGGGGAGTACGAGGGGATCACCACCACGCGGATCCGTGCCGGGCGGCCCGACTGGTCGCTGTGGGAGCACGGGTGCCCGGGCGGCGAGTCGGCCGAGCAGGTCGGCGCGCGGCTCGACCGGGTGCTGGCGCGGGCCCGGGAGTGGGACGGGGACGTGGCGCTGGTCGGGCACGGGCACAGCCTGCGGGTGGCCGGGGCGCGCTGGATCGGGCTGCCGCCGAGCGCCGGCGGCCTGCTCCGGCTGGACACCGCGACGGTGTCCACGCTCGGTTTCGAGCACGGCGCCGACCCGGTGCTGAGCACCTGGAACGCGCCCTGCTGA
- a CDS encoding glycoside hydrolase family 2 protein, which translates to MIRTDLHAGWTVRAAGGPVPAEIAAEPVPATVPGTVHTDLLDAELIPDPYLGENEAALVWFHRAAWLYETTLRAAPAAADERVDLVFEGLDTVATITLDGGELGRTANMHRSYRFDVRDRLRDGGVPLAVRFDSALDYAEELQKVIGERPRPYQHPFNAVRKMACSFGWDWGPDLQTAGIWKPVRVERWRVARLASVRPLATLDADGTGRLVLHVDVERSGLSAAADLDVDVTLGEQKATFTIAAGESSGRTEIAVPDAPAWWPIGYGDQPLVDLRVRLLDDTGERDARQVRVGFRTVTVDETPDEIGSAFTLHVNGTPIFVRGLNWIPEDHLLTRLTRETYAAAIDRAIEANTNLLRVWGGGIYESEDFYDLCDERGILVWQDFPLACAAYAEEEPLRSEILAEARENVARLTPHPSLAVWNGGNENIWGHQDWDWKSQLGDLTWGARYYYEDFPALLAELDPTRPYHPGSPSSPGHDPEVVHPNDDRYGTRHEWEAWNREDYTHHDNFLPRFCSEFGWQAPPTWSTLRESLAPEDFDQDSPAFLLHQKAEDGNGKLNRGVARHMRVPAGFEEWHWATQLNQARATAYAIAHLRGHAPRTMGSILWQLNDCWPVTSWAVVDGAGRRKPAWYALRRCYAPRLLAFRDGELVVVNDSPDPWRATVRLRRSGFQGPVLASAELDIDVAPRSVAAVPLDPALTTPGDVTREVLVADADGLRATHLFAEDFDLAYDPAALTADISPVEGGYSITVTATSFARDIAVLADKIDPAAQVDDMLVDLLPGESHTFSVRTTSADPRAFRTPAVLRSANALAAPAEA; encoded by the coding sequence ATGATCAGAACCGACCTGCACGCGGGCTGGACCGTGCGCGCCGCCGGCGGACCGGTCCCCGCGGAGATCGCCGCCGAGCCGGTCCCGGCCACCGTGCCCGGCACGGTGCACACCGACCTGCTCGACGCCGAGCTGATCCCGGACCCCTACCTGGGCGAGAACGAGGCGGCCCTGGTCTGGTTCCACCGGGCGGCGTGGCTCTACGAGACGACGCTGCGGGCCGCGCCGGCCGCCGCCGACGAGCGGGTCGATCTGGTCTTCGAGGGCCTGGACACGGTCGCGACCATCACCCTGGACGGCGGCGAGCTGGGGCGGACCGCGAACATGCACCGGAGCTACCGGTTCGACGTGCGGGACCGGCTGCGCGACGGCGGGGTTCCGCTGGCGGTCCGGTTCGACTCGGCGCTCGACTACGCCGAGGAGCTGCAGAAGGTGATCGGCGAACGCCCCCGGCCGTATCAGCACCCGTTCAACGCCGTACGCAAGATGGCCTGCTCCTTCGGCTGGGACTGGGGGCCGGACCTGCAGACGGCCGGGATCTGGAAGCCGGTGCGGGTGGAGCGGTGGCGGGTCGCGCGGCTGGCCTCGGTGCGGCCGCTGGCCACGCTGGACGCCGACGGGACCGGCCGGCTGGTGCTGCATGTCGATGTGGAGCGATCCGGGCTGTCCGCGGCGGCCGACCTGGACGTGGACGTCACCCTCGGCGAGCAGAAGGCCACGTTCACCATCGCCGCCGGCGAGAGCTCGGGCCGGACCGAGATCGCGGTGCCGGACGCGCCGGCCTGGTGGCCGATCGGCTACGGCGATCAACCGCTGGTCGACCTGCGGGTCCGGCTGCTGGACGACACCGGCGAGCGGGACGCCCGGCAGGTCCGGGTCGGCTTCCGGACGGTGACGGTGGACGAGACGCCCGACGAGATCGGCAGCGCGTTCACCCTGCACGTCAACGGCACGCCGATCTTCGTGCGCGGCCTCAACTGGATCCCCGAGGACCATCTGCTCACCCGCCTGACCAGGGAGACCTACGCCGCGGCGATCGACCGGGCGATCGAGGCCAACACCAACCTGCTGCGCGTCTGGGGTGGTGGCATCTACGAGAGCGAGGACTTCTACGACCTCTGCGACGAGCGCGGCATCCTGGTCTGGCAGGACTTCCCGCTGGCCTGCGCCGCCTACGCCGAGGAGGAGCCGCTCCGCTCGGAGATCCTCGCCGAGGCCCGGGAGAACGTCGCCCGGCTCACCCCGCACCCGTCGCTCGCGGTGTGGAACGGCGGCAACGAGAACATCTGGGGACACCAGGACTGGGACTGGAAGTCCCAGCTGGGCGACCTGACCTGGGGTGCGAGGTACTACTACGAGGACTTCCCGGCGCTGCTGGCCGAGCTGGACCCGACCCGGCCGTACCACCCGGGCAGCCCGTCCAGCCCGGGCCACGACCCCGAGGTGGTCCACCCCAACGACGACAGGTATGGCACCCGGCACGAGTGGGAGGCGTGGAACCGGGAGGACTACACCCACCACGACAACTTCCTGCCCCGGTTCTGCTCCGAGTTCGGCTGGCAGGCGCCGCCGACCTGGTCGACGCTGCGCGAGTCGCTCGCGCCGGAGGACTTCGACCAGGACTCGCCGGCGTTCCTGCTGCACCAGAAGGCCGAGGACGGCAACGGCAAGCTGAACCGCGGGGTGGCCCGCCACATGCGGGTGCCGGCCGGCTTCGAGGAGTGGCACTGGGCGACGCAGCTGAATCAGGCGCGGGCCACGGCGTACGCGATCGCGCACCTGCGCGGCCACGCGCCGCGCACCATGGGCAGCATCCTCTGGCAGCTCAACGACTGCTGGCCGGTCACCTCGTGGGCGGTCGTCGACGGCGCCGGGCGGCGCAAGCCGGCCTGGTACGCGCTGCGCCGCTGCTACGCGCCGCGGCTGCTCGCCTTCCGCGACGGCGAGCTGGTGGTGGTCAACGACAGCCCCGACCCGTGGCGGGCGACGGTCCGGTTGCGCCGGTCCGGGTTCCAGGGCCCGGTCCTCGCCTCCGCCGAGCTCGACATCGACGTGGCACCCCGGTCGGTGGCCGCCGTCCCCCTGGACCCGGCGCTGACCACGCCCGGTGACGTGACCCGGGAGGTCCTCGTCGCGGACGCCGACGGGCTGCGGGCCACCCACCTGTTCGCCGAGGACTTCGATCTCGCGTACGACCCGGCGGCGCTGACGGCGGACATCAGCCCGGTCGAGGGCGGATACTCCATCACCGTGACCGCTACCTCGTTCGCCCGTGACATCGCCGTGCTGGCCGACAAGATCGACCCTGCCGCGCAGGTCGACGACATGCTCGTCGACCTGCTGCCGGGCGAGAGCCACACCTTTTCGGTACGCACCACGTCGGCCGACCCGCGAGCCTTCCGCACCCCCGCGGTGCTGCGCTCGGCCAACGCGCTCGCCGCACCGGCCGAGGCCTGA
- a CDS encoding LacI family DNA-binding transcriptional regulator, which translates to MAGGLIGLVLTGSADRIGVEPFFMELIAGMEEALAPAGATVLLLVVPDLDAELATYRRWARDRTVAAVVVVNLVHDDVRPDQVAGLGLPAVLAGKHPGPYAKVVTDDAGAMTAAVETLSGLGHRVVGRVSGPAELVHTAERTIAIRAAAEAHGVTVAIVEGDYSAEAGVRGLRELLAGSPAPTAIVFDNDVMAVAAEQELIRSGVPVPGQVSLLACDDSPLCELAVPPLSALSTDVHEHGLTLGRAVLDLVRGGPGREHPGPAISIRQRDSTGPAPAR; encoded by the coding sequence GTGGCCGGCGGGCTGATCGGGCTGGTGCTGACCGGCAGCGCCGACCGGATCGGGGTGGAGCCGTTCTTCATGGAGCTGATCGCCGGCATGGAGGAGGCGCTCGCCCCGGCCGGCGCCACCGTGCTGCTGCTGGTGGTGCCGGACCTGGACGCCGAGCTGGCCACCTACCGGCGCTGGGCGCGGGACCGCACCGTGGCGGCGGTGGTCGTGGTCAACCTGGTGCACGACGACGTCCGCCCGGACCAGGTGGCCGGGCTCGGCCTGCCCGCGGTGCTGGCCGGCAAGCACCCCGGGCCGTACGCGAAGGTGGTCACCGACGACGCCGGGGCGATGACCGCCGCCGTCGAGACGCTCAGCGGCCTCGGGCACCGGGTGGTCGGCCGGGTGAGCGGGCCGGCCGAGCTGGTGCACACCGCGGAGCGGACCATCGCGATCCGCGCCGCGGCCGAGGCGCACGGCGTCACGGTGGCCATCGTCGAGGGCGACTACAGCGCCGAGGCCGGCGTGCGCGGCCTGCGCGAGCTGCTGGCCGGGTCGCCGGCGCCGACCGCGATCGTGTTCGACAACGACGTGATGGCGGTGGCGGCGGAGCAGGAGCTGATCCGGTCCGGGGTGCCGGTGCCCGGCCAGGTCAGCCTGCTGGCCTGCGACGACTCACCGCTGTGCGAGCTGGCGGTGCCGCCGCTCTCCGCGCTCAGCACGGATGTGCACGAGCACGGGCTGACGCTGGGGCGGGCGGTGCTGGACCTGGTCCGGGGTGGCCCAGGGCGGGAGCACCCCGGACCGGCGATCAGCATCCGGCAGCGGGACAGCACCGGGCCGGCTCCGGCCCGGTAG
- a CDS encoding fibronectin type III-like domain-contianing protein: MQPVRLAGWTAVTAGAGESARVTITTDARTWRVWNTTTGDWERASGAQLLIARGLGDIRATL, encoded by the coding sequence GTGCAGCCGGTCCGGCTGGCCGGCTGGACCGCCGTCACGGCCGGGGCCGGCGAGTCGGCCCGGGTCACGATCACCACCGACGCGCGGACGTGGCGTGTGTGGAACACCACGACCGGAGACTGGGAGCGTGCCTCCGGTGCACAATTGCTGATCGCTCGCGGCCTGGGCGACATTCGAGCCACCCTGTGA
- a CDS encoding alpha-galactosidase — MGPELLHLSAAGVSLVLDCRGPGLPSVVHWGAALDDEEITAGLMLAAAPQPIGFSVDGAVRVSPVPEQSSGWLGTPGLAGHRDGRAWATAFRVSRIERDAAGVRILATDPEAALDLAIDLELHPSGVLRARAALTSTAPGTYWLEHLTIFLPVPERTAELLDFTGHHLRERQPQRTAFTHGLRVRENRTGRTGYDSAYLLCAGTSGFTDRGGEVWALHTAFSGGARSIAERTYHGWSALGGGELLLPGEVSLAAGETYRTPWLYAVYSATGLDGVSDRFHQHLRARPRHPATPRPVVVNTWEAVYFDHDLGRLTELAKAAAAIGAERFVLDDGWFGSRRDDTSGLGDWFVSPEVWPDGLGPLVDVVRGLGLEFGLWVEPEMINPDSELARAHPDWIMATGARLPRTARQQQVLDLANPDAFDHILGRLDALLTAYDIAYLKWDHNRDLVEAGHPGSGRAGVHDQTRAVYRLLDELRARHPGVEIESCSSGGGRVDLEILERTDRVWASDCIDAHERVMIQRWTSLLIPLELIGSHIGAPVSHTTHRNLPLSTRAGTAIWGHLGIEWDLTRASPAELAELAAWVALYKQVRELLHTGTLVHADPADPAFQVTGVVSRDGSDALYALIATATSASYPPGTVGLPGLDPARTYHVRPQPPGDVADGNAAAWGAELPWCTPRGIRLNGRTLGTVGLRLPVLFPDRVLLVRVTAVEEA; from the coding sequence ATGGGGCCGGAGCTGTTACACCTGAGCGCCGCCGGGGTGAGCCTCGTGCTCGACTGCCGGGGCCCGGGGCTGCCGTCGGTGGTGCACTGGGGGGCCGCGCTCGACGACGAGGAGATCACCGCCGGCCTGATGCTGGCGGCCGCCCCGCAGCCGATCGGTTTCTCGGTGGACGGCGCGGTGCGGGTGTCCCCGGTTCCCGAGCAGTCGTCCGGCTGGCTCGGCACGCCGGGGCTGGCCGGGCACCGGGACGGGCGGGCGTGGGCGACGGCGTTCCGGGTGTCCCGGATCGAGCGGGACGCGGCGGGCGTACGCATCCTCGCGACCGATCCGGAGGCGGCCCTGGACCTGGCCATCGACCTGGAGTTGCACCCGTCCGGGGTGCTGCGCGCGCGGGCCGCGCTGACCAGCACGGCGCCCGGCACCTACTGGCTGGAGCACCTCACGATCTTCCTCCCGGTGCCGGAGCGCACCGCCGAGTTGCTCGACTTCACCGGTCACCACCTGCGCGAGCGCCAGCCGCAACGGACCGCCTTCACGCACGGCCTGCGGGTCCGGGAGAACCGCACCGGCCGCACCGGCTACGACTCGGCCTACCTGCTCTGCGCCGGCACGTCCGGGTTCACCGACCGCGGCGGCGAGGTCTGGGCGCTGCACACCGCGTTCTCCGGCGGCGCCCGATCGATCGCCGAGCGCACCTATCACGGCTGGTCCGCGCTCGGCGGCGGTGAGCTGCTGCTGCCCGGCGAGGTGAGTCTGGCCGCCGGCGAGACCTACCGGACCCCCTGGCTGTACGCGGTGTACAGCGCGACCGGCCTGGACGGCGTCTCCGACCGCTTCCACCAGCACCTGCGCGCCCGCCCGCGGCACCCGGCCACGCCCCGCCCGGTGGTGGTGAACACCTGGGAGGCGGTCTACTTCGACCACGACCTGGGCCGCCTCACCGAGCTGGCGAAGGCCGCCGCGGCGATCGGCGCGGAACGGTTCGTGCTGGACGACGGCTGGTTCGGCTCGCGCCGCGACGACACCTCCGGCCTGGGCGACTGGTTCGTCTCCCCGGAGGTCTGGCCGGACGGCCTCGGCCCGCTGGTCGACGTGGTGCGCGGGCTGGGCCTGGAGTTCGGCCTCTGGGTCGAGCCCGAGATGATCAACCCGGACTCGGAGCTGGCCCGGGCGCACCCCGACTGGATCATGGCGACCGGGGCGCGGCTGCCCCGGACGGCCCGGCAGCAGCAGGTCCTCGACCTGGCCAACCCGGACGCCTTCGACCACATCCTGGGCCGGCTCGACGCGCTGCTGACCGCATACGACATCGCCTACCTGAAGTGGGACCACAACCGGGACCTGGTCGAGGCCGGGCATCCGGGCAGCGGGCGGGCCGGCGTGCACGACCAGACCCGGGCGGTCTACCGGCTGCTCGACGAGCTGCGGGCCCGGCACCCCGGCGTGGAGATCGAGTCCTGCTCGTCCGGCGGCGGGCGGGTCGACCTGGAGATCCTGGAGCGCACCGACCGGGTCTGGGCGTCGGACTGCATCGACGCGCACGAGCGGGTGATGATCCAGCGGTGGACCAGCCTGCTGATCCCCCTGGAGCTGATCGGCTCGCACATCGGCGCGCCGGTCTCCCACACGACGCACCGGAACCTGCCGCTGTCGACGCGCGCCGGCACCGCGATCTGGGGGCACCTGGGGATCGAGTGGGACCTGACCCGGGCCTCGCCCGCCGAGCTCGCCGAGCTGGCGGCCTGGGTGGCCCTGTACAAGCAGGTGCGTGAGCTGCTGCACACCGGCACGCTGGTGCACGCCGACCCGGCCGACCCGGCCTTCCAGGTGACCGGCGTGGTGTCCCGGGACGGATCCGACGCCCTCTACGCCCTGATCGCCACGGCGACCAGCGCGTCCTACCCGCCCGGCACGGTCGGGCTGCCCGGCCTCGACCCGGCGCGCACCTACCACGTACGCCCGCAGCCGCCGGGTGACGTGGCTGACGGTAACGCCGCCGCCTGGGGCGCTGAGTTACCCTGGTGCACGCCCCGGGGGATCCGCCTGAACGGCCGCACGCTCGGCACCGTCGGGCTCCGGCTCCCGGTGCTCTTTCCCGATCGCGTCCTTCTCGTACGCGTCACG
- a CDS encoding DUF1918 domain-containing protein, whose amino-acid sequence MIAREGDQLVINGRHVGDGTKVGTIVRLRHQDGTPPYEVEWADGRTGLFFPGPEAHVVPGHDR is encoded by the coding sequence ATGATCGCGCGTGAAGGGGACCAGCTCGTCATCAACGGCCGGCACGTCGGTGACGGCACCAAGGTGGGCACCATCGTCCGCCTGCGTCATCAGGACGGCACGCCGCCCTATGAGGTGGAGTGGGCCGACGGCCGCACCGGCCTGTTCTTCCCCGGCCCGGAGGCGCACGTCGTCCCGGGCCACGACCGCTGA